The following proteins are encoded in a genomic region of Gimesia algae:
- a CDS encoding DUF1570 domain-containing protein, with product MPVTQQQTNQFAYSSGSTKRKPFAWAGWDCKFSRGFWLLTLTVLLLAPSDHVLAQDSRALSTYQKQYSILQSAFRDKLIQLAQNCQRDQQQAGVQTITGIIKDVQDFDPQANPLPREVRPDLPLSLPAAERNWRLKLRNLQEEQANDLFVFSRKVLHEGFPSYAYDLILETAYHNPDHRSVRQILGYVRNGDEWATPFEKEMHDRKQQWHPQFGWLPASYITRYEQGERYVNGRWKSAAQEAEIRRDFRNAWEIKTEHFLIKTNHSLEMGVKLATEMEDFYRYFHQTFAAFFNTPQQMQKLFEGARNPFQRRNKNDQHVMHYYSTREEYLQRLQKDIPQISLTHGIYLFGDRISHFYHRPDAEGDLGTLYHEATHQLFYESSFQGRNRQVGEKNHFWAIEGIACYMESFEKNGKKFRAGNPNHIRFNAARYRLLKDDYYVPLETFAAMGRNAFQTSPNISPNYSQASGLSHFFMHASRGEYRDAFINQLTELYSLNSRVRNNPQSLAESTGVSYTDLDRQYREYSASLQKALNERALSLQSSQ from the coding sequence ATGCCTGTCACGCAGCAGCAAACCAATCAATTTGCTTATAGCTCTGGTTCCACAAAACGTAAACCATTTGCATGGGCAGGCTGGGATTGCAAATTCTCTCGCGGGTTCTGGCTGCTGACCCTGACAGTACTGCTGTTGGCCCCGTCCGATCACGTACTCGCACAGGACTCACGTGCGCTGTCGACCTATCAGAAACAGTACAGTATTCTGCAAAGCGCGTTTCGGGACAAACTGATCCAACTGGCACAGAATTGTCAGCGCGACCAACAGCAGGCGGGCGTGCAGACCATCACCGGAATCATTAAAGACGTGCAGGATTTCGATCCCCAGGCCAACCCTCTACCGCGTGAAGTCCGTCCGGATCTGCCTCTCAGTCTGCCTGCCGCTGAACGCAACTGGCGGTTGAAGTTGCGGAACCTGCAGGAGGAACAGGCCAATGATCTGTTCGTGTTCTCCCGCAAAGTGTTGCATGAGGGCTTTCCGAGTTACGCTTACGATCTGATACTGGAAACCGCGTATCATAATCCCGATCATCGATCAGTACGGCAGATTCTGGGCTACGTACGGAACGGCGACGAATGGGCTACCCCTTTTGAAAAAGAGATGCACGATCGCAAACAGCAATGGCATCCCCAGTTCGGCTGGTTACCCGCTTCGTATATCACCCGTTATGAGCAGGGCGAACGCTATGTCAACGGACGCTGGAAATCAGCGGCACAGGAAGCAGAAATCCGACGCGATTTCCGCAACGCCTGGGAAATCAAAACCGAACATTTTCTGATCAAAACCAACCACAGCCTGGAAATGGGTGTGAAGCTGGCTACCGAAATGGAAGACTTTTACCGCTATTTCCACCAGACATTCGCAGCATTCTTCAACACGCCCCAACAAATGCAGAAACTGTTTGAAGGAGCCCGCAATCCATTTCAACGTCGCAATAAAAACGATCAACACGTGATGCATTACTACAGCACGCGCGAGGAATATCTGCAGCGACTTCAGAAAGACATTCCCCAGATCAGTCTCACGCACGGCATCTATCTGTTCGGCGATCGGATCTCCCACTTCTATCATCGTCCCGATGCAGAAGGCGATCTGGGAACACTGTACCATGAGGCCACCCATCAGCTGTTTTATGAAAGCAGCTTTCAAGGCAGGAACCGCCAGGTCGGCGAGAAGAATCATTTCTGGGCCATCGAAGGAATTGCCTGCTACATGGAATCGTTTGAAAAGAACGGAAAAAAATTCCGGGCCGGAAACCCGAACCATATCCGCTTCAACGCCGCCCGCTATCGGCTGTTGAAAGATGATTATTATGTCCCCCTGGAAACATTTGCAGCGATGGGCCGCAATGCTTTTCAGACCAGCCCCAACATCAGCCCCAATTACAGCCAGGCATCCGGCCTGTCGCATTTCTTCATGCACGCGTCGCGCGGCGAATATCGGGATGCGTTCATTAATCAGTTGACGGAGCTCTACAGTCTCAATTCCCGTGTGCGAAACAACCCGCAGTCCCTCGCCGAATCAACGGGCGTCTCTTATACCGATCTCGATCGGCAATACAGAGAATACTCGGCGAGCCTGCAGAAAGCCCTCAACGAACGCGCGTTGAGTCTGCAATCCTCCCAGTAA